The following proteins are encoded in a genomic region of Canis lupus familiaris isolate Mischka breed German Shepherd chromosome 6, alternate assembly UU_Cfam_GSD_1.0, whole genome shotgun sequence:
- the ZNF205 gene encoding zinc finger protein 205 isoform X1, producing MSADGRGTRATQDKERAREVPGHGHPCQEMLSESEETVPLGAAWDSPHIKMEPEEPHPEGALQGDGVPGVPSWVSLSQGSKEKTLFLPSGALPSPQIPVLSREERTRDRQMAAALLSAWSQMPVTFEDVALYLSREEWGRLDHTQQSFYRDVLQKRNGLALGFPFSRPFWTSQGQGKGEASSSCQQMGDEEEEKTELPWVPHESLSLAGNPLSPGVIEVGKEEPAPSLAAFGEVKSFRSRVGKAQGDVLQCGQQVGSGQSSGPAKDDGQPGPPEERQAKPAPPDTSLTKAQEGRLPEKPREGWTGTPESSEEGLTPDGDTNKKTYKCEQCGKGFSWHSHLVTHRRTHTGEKPYACTDCGKRFGRSSHLIQHQIIHTGEKPYTCPSCWKSFSHHSTLIQHQRIHTGEKPYVCDRCAKRFTRRSDLVTHQGTHTGAKPHKCPICSKCFTQSSALVTHQRTHTGVKPYPCPECGKCFSQRSNLIAHNRTHTGEKPYHCLDCGKSFSHSSHLTAHQRTHRGVRPYSCPLCGKSFSRRSNLHRHEKIHTTGPKALAMLMLGAAGALAAPPPAPT from the exons ATGTCTGCAGACGGCAGAGGCACCCGGGCCACCCAGGACAAGGAGAGAGCCCGAGAG GTTCCAGGTCATGGGCATCCTTGTCAAGAAATGCTCTCTGAGTCAGAGGAGACGGTGCCTTTGGGAGCTGCTTGGGACTCACCCCATATCAAGATGGAGCCAGAAGAGCCCCACCCTGAGGGTGCATTGCAGGGGGACGGGGTACCAGGAGTGCCAAGCTGGGTGTCCCTAAGCCAGGGCTCTAAGGAGAAAACTCTTTTCCTGCCTAGTGGAG ccctcccctccccccagatcCCTGTGCTTTCTCGGGAGGAGAGGACCAGGGACCGGCAGATGGCTGCAGCACTCCTCAGCGCCTGGTCCCAG ATGCCGGTGACCTTTGAGGATGTGGCTCTGTACCTCTCCCGAGAGGAGTGGGGGCGGCTGGACCACACGCAGCAGAGCTTCTACAGGGACGTCCTGCAGAAGAGGAATGGGCTGGCCTTGG GATTTCCCTTCAGCAGACCTTTCTGGACCTCCCAAGGACAGGGCAAGGGTGAGGCCTCGAGCTCGTGCCAGCAGATgggagatgaggaggaagagaagacag AATTACCCTGGGTCCCTCACGAAAGTCTCTCTCTTGCTGGAAACCCTCTCTCTCCAGGAGTCAttgaggtggggaaggaggagccgGCCCCGTCCCTGGCAGCCTTTGGGGAGGTGAAGTCTTTCAGAAGCAGGGTGGGGAAAGCCCAGGGGGATGTCCTGCAGTGCGGGCAGCAAGTAGGCAGCGGCCAGAGCTCTGGGCCAGCCAAAGACGATGGGCAGCCAGGTCCCCCAGAGGAGAGACAGGCAAAACCAGCCCCGCCTGACACCAGCCTCACAAAAGCCCAGGAGGGCCGCCTCCCAGAGAAACCCCGAGAGGGGTGGACGGGCACCCCTGAGAGCAGCGAGGAGGGCCTGACCCCCGACGGTGACACCAACAAGAAGACTTACAAGTGCGAGCAGTGCGGCAAGGGCTTCAGCTGGCACTCCCACCTGGTCACCCACCGGCGCACGCACACGGGCGAGAAGCCGTACGCCTGCACGGACTGCGGCAAGCGCTTTGGCCGCAGCTCACACCTCATCCAGCACCAGATCATCCACACGGGTGAGAAGCCCTATACCTGCCCCTCCTGCTGGAAGAGCTTCAGTCACCATTCGACGCTGATCCAGCACCAGCGCATCCACACGGGTGAGAAGCCCTACGTGTGCGACCGCTGTGCCAAGCGCTTCACCCGCCGCTCGGACCTGGTCACCCACCAGGGCACCCACACGGGCGCCAAGCCCCACAAGTGCCCCATCTGCAGCAAGTGCTTCACACAGAGCTCAGCCCTGGTCACCCATCAGCGCACCCACACCGGGGTCAAGCCCTACCCGTGCCCTGAGTGCGGCAAGTGCTTCAGCCAGCGCTCCAACCTCATTGCTCACAACCGCACGCACACCGGCGAGAAGCCCTACCACTGCCTCGACTGTGGCAAGAGCTTCAGCCACAGCTCACACCTCACGGCCCACCAGCGCACCCATCGTGGCGTCCGGCCCTACTCCTGCCCTCTCTGTGGCAAGAGCTTCAGTCGGCGCTCCAACCTGCACCGGCACGAGAAGATCCACACGACAGGGCCCAAGGCCCTGGCCATGCTGAtgctgggggcggcgggggctctGGCTGCACCCCCGCCTGCTCCCACTTAG
- the ZNF205 gene encoding zinc finger protein 205 isoform X2, with protein sequence MSADGRGTRATQDKERAREVPGHGHPCQEMLSESEETVPLGAAWDSPHIKMEPEEPHPEGALQGDGVPGVPSWVSLSQGSKEKTLFLPSGALPSPQIPVLSREERTRDRQMAAALLSAWSQMPVTFEDVALYLSREEWGRLDHTQQSFYRDVLQKRNGLALGFPFSRPFWTSQGQGKGEASSSCQQMGDEEEEKTGVIEVGKEEPAPSLAAFGEVKSFRSRVGKAQGDVLQCGQQVGSGQSSGPAKDDGQPGPPEERQAKPAPPDTSLTKAQEGRLPEKPREGWTGTPESSEEGLTPDGDTNKKTYKCEQCGKGFSWHSHLVTHRRTHTGEKPYACTDCGKRFGRSSHLIQHQIIHTGEKPYTCPSCWKSFSHHSTLIQHQRIHTGEKPYVCDRCAKRFTRRSDLVTHQGTHTGAKPHKCPICSKCFTQSSALVTHQRTHTGVKPYPCPECGKCFSQRSNLIAHNRTHTGEKPYHCLDCGKSFSHSSHLTAHQRTHRGVRPYSCPLCGKSFSRRSNLHRHEKIHTTGPKALAMLMLGAAGALAAPPPAPT encoded by the exons ATGTCTGCAGACGGCAGAGGCACCCGGGCCACCCAGGACAAGGAGAGAGCCCGAGAG GTTCCAGGTCATGGGCATCCTTGTCAAGAAATGCTCTCTGAGTCAGAGGAGACGGTGCCTTTGGGAGCTGCTTGGGACTCACCCCATATCAAGATGGAGCCAGAAGAGCCCCACCCTGAGGGTGCATTGCAGGGGGACGGGGTACCAGGAGTGCCAAGCTGGGTGTCCCTAAGCCAGGGCTCTAAGGAGAAAACTCTTTTCCTGCCTAGTGGAG ccctcccctccccccagatcCCTGTGCTTTCTCGGGAGGAGAGGACCAGGGACCGGCAGATGGCTGCAGCACTCCTCAGCGCCTGGTCCCAG ATGCCGGTGACCTTTGAGGATGTGGCTCTGTACCTCTCCCGAGAGGAGTGGGGGCGGCTGGACCACACGCAGCAGAGCTTCTACAGGGACGTCCTGCAGAAGAGGAATGGGCTGGCCTTGG GATTTCCCTTCAGCAGACCTTTCTGGACCTCCCAAGGACAGGGCAAGGGTGAGGCCTCGAGCTCGTGCCAGCAGATgggagatgaggaggaagagaagacag GAGTCAttgaggtggggaaggaggagccgGCCCCGTCCCTGGCAGCCTTTGGGGAGGTGAAGTCTTTCAGAAGCAGGGTGGGGAAAGCCCAGGGGGATGTCCTGCAGTGCGGGCAGCAAGTAGGCAGCGGCCAGAGCTCTGGGCCAGCCAAAGACGATGGGCAGCCAGGTCCCCCAGAGGAGAGACAGGCAAAACCAGCCCCGCCTGACACCAGCCTCACAAAAGCCCAGGAGGGCCGCCTCCCAGAGAAACCCCGAGAGGGGTGGACGGGCACCCCTGAGAGCAGCGAGGAGGGCCTGACCCCCGACGGTGACACCAACAAGAAGACTTACAAGTGCGAGCAGTGCGGCAAGGGCTTCAGCTGGCACTCCCACCTGGTCACCCACCGGCGCACGCACACGGGCGAGAAGCCGTACGCCTGCACGGACTGCGGCAAGCGCTTTGGCCGCAGCTCACACCTCATCCAGCACCAGATCATCCACACGGGTGAGAAGCCCTATACCTGCCCCTCCTGCTGGAAGAGCTTCAGTCACCATTCGACGCTGATCCAGCACCAGCGCATCCACACGGGTGAGAAGCCCTACGTGTGCGACCGCTGTGCCAAGCGCTTCACCCGCCGCTCGGACCTGGTCACCCACCAGGGCACCCACACGGGCGCCAAGCCCCACAAGTGCCCCATCTGCAGCAAGTGCTTCACACAGAGCTCAGCCCTGGTCACCCATCAGCGCACCCACACCGGGGTCAAGCCCTACCCGTGCCCTGAGTGCGGCAAGTGCTTCAGCCAGCGCTCCAACCTCATTGCTCACAACCGCACGCACACCGGCGAGAAGCCCTACCACTGCCTCGACTGTGGCAAGAGCTTCAGCCACAGCTCACACCTCACGGCCCACCAGCGCACCCATCGTGGCGTCCGGCCCTACTCCTGCCCTCTCTGTGGCAAGAGCTTCAGTCGGCGCTCCAACCTGCACCGGCACGAGAAGATCCACACGACAGGGCCCAAGGCCCTGGCCATGCTGAtgctgggggcggcgggggctctGGCTGCACCCCCGCCTGCTCCCACTTAG
- the ZNF205 gene encoding zinc finger protein 205 isoform X3 produces MAAALLSAWSQMPVTFEDVALYLSREEWGRLDHTQQSFYRDVLQKRNGLALGFPFSRPFWTSQGQGKGEASSSCQQMGDEEEEKTELPWVPHESLSLAGNPLSPGVIEVGKEEPAPSLAAFGEVKSFRSRVGKAQGDVLQCGQQVGSGQSSGPAKDDGQPGPPEERQAKPAPPDTSLTKAQEGRLPEKPREGWTGTPESSEEGLTPDGDTNKKTYKCEQCGKGFSWHSHLVTHRRTHTGEKPYACTDCGKRFGRSSHLIQHQIIHTGEKPYTCPSCWKSFSHHSTLIQHQRIHTGEKPYVCDRCAKRFTRRSDLVTHQGTHTGAKPHKCPICSKCFTQSSALVTHQRTHTGVKPYPCPECGKCFSQRSNLIAHNRTHTGEKPYHCLDCGKSFSHSSHLTAHQRTHRGVRPYSCPLCGKSFSRRSNLHRHEKIHTTGPKALAMLMLGAAGALAAPPPAPT; encoded by the exons ATGGCTGCAGCACTCCTCAGCGCCTGGTCCCAG ATGCCGGTGACCTTTGAGGATGTGGCTCTGTACCTCTCCCGAGAGGAGTGGGGGCGGCTGGACCACACGCAGCAGAGCTTCTACAGGGACGTCCTGCAGAAGAGGAATGGGCTGGCCTTGG GATTTCCCTTCAGCAGACCTTTCTGGACCTCCCAAGGACAGGGCAAGGGTGAGGCCTCGAGCTCGTGCCAGCAGATgggagatgaggaggaagagaagacag AATTACCCTGGGTCCCTCACGAAAGTCTCTCTCTTGCTGGAAACCCTCTCTCTCCAGGAGTCAttgaggtggggaaggaggagccgGCCCCGTCCCTGGCAGCCTTTGGGGAGGTGAAGTCTTTCAGAAGCAGGGTGGGGAAAGCCCAGGGGGATGTCCTGCAGTGCGGGCAGCAAGTAGGCAGCGGCCAGAGCTCTGGGCCAGCCAAAGACGATGGGCAGCCAGGTCCCCCAGAGGAGAGACAGGCAAAACCAGCCCCGCCTGACACCAGCCTCACAAAAGCCCAGGAGGGCCGCCTCCCAGAGAAACCCCGAGAGGGGTGGACGGGCACCCCTGAGAGCAGCGAGGAGGGCCTGACCCCCGACGGTGACACCAACAAGAAGACTTACAAGTGCGAGCAGTGCGGCAAGGGCTTCAGCTGGCACTCCCACCTGGTCACCCACCGGCGCACGCACACGGGCGAGAAGCCGTACGCCTGCACGGACTGCGGCAAGCGCTTTGGCCGCAGCTCACACCTCATCCAGCACCAGATCATCCACACGGGTGAGAAGCCCTATACCTGCCCCTCCTGCTGGAAGAGCTTCAGTCACCATTCGACGCTGATCCAGCACCAGCGCATCCACACGGGTGAGAAGCCCTACGTGTGCGACCGCTGTGCCAAGCGCTTCACCCGCCGCTCGGACCTGGTCACCCACCAGGGCACCCACACGGGCGCCAAGCCCCACAAGTGCCCCATCTGCAGCAAGTGCTTCACACAGAGCTCAGCCCTGGTCACCCATCAGCGCACCCACACCGGGGTCAAGCCCTACCCGTGCCCTGAGTGCGGCAAGTGCTTCAGCCAGCGCTCCAACCTCATTGCTCACAACCGCACGCACACCGGCGAGAAGCCCTACCACTGCCTCGACTGTGGCAAGAGCTTCAGCCACAGCTCACACCTCACGGCCCACCAGCGCACCCATCGTGGCGTCCGGCCCTACTCCTGCCCTCTCTGTGGCAAGAGCTTCAGTCGGCGCTCCAACCTGCACCGGCACGAGAAGATCCACACGACAGGGCCCAAGGCCCTGGCCATGCTGAtgctgggggcggcgggggctctGGCTGCACCCCCGCCTGCTCCCACTTAG
- the ZSCAN10 gene encoding zinc finger and SCAN domain-containing protein 10 isoform X3: protein MPEEPVPAAREPEQLGAVKLEEEDTAGQEDLQHAQARPRPEVAHQLFRCFQYQEDMGPRASLSRLRELCHHWLRPALHTKKQILELLVLEQFLSVLPPHLLARLQGQQLRDGEEVVLLLEGIQREPGTVAPLDFSFNTGKNCPRADIALEGQGGSSQVSSHSPKKEVPSEGTAALEPPKEPPPSQPGTSKPAELETWRHPPSSKQPLSPGPKMTFQVLQETVPQGPVLWLEENSRDQELAAVLSLTFEDVPAKKAWPTHPLGFENRTPDEEFKEEPKGVAWPIGISTEAGADVPGAAEEPHGQLLGPAPEVSGTGEGGSPPDKSGILEVKVAGSTSRSEPEMKFICTDCGVSFRQLARLEAHQLRSHPSARSFPCQCCGKSFGRSSILKLHMRTHTDERPHACHLCGHRFRQSSHLNKHLQTHTSEPAFLCAECGQGFQRRAHLMQHLLAHAQDRESPRVPEPKPEAREPAIVLCSHCGQTFQRRSSLKRHLRIHAKDKGHQCSECSGSLRPGPERRPYVCGDCGKAFRRSEHLGAHRRVHTGERPFACQVCGRSFSQSSQLVCHQRVHTGEKPYSCPHCGKRFVRRAGLARHLLTHGGPRPHHCTQCGKTFSQTQDLARHRRSHTGEKPCRCSECGEGFSQSAHLARHQRIHTGEKPHACDTCGYRFRNSSNLARHRRSHTGERPYSCPTCGRSFRRNAHLQRHLATHGGAGAEAASRQAEPPQECRECGKSFSRSCNLLRHMLVHTGARPYSCAQCGRSFSRNSHLLRHLRTHARETLY from the exons ATGCCTGAGGAGCCCGTCCCGGCCGCCCGGGAGCCAGAGCAGCTTGGAGCCGTCAAACTGGAAGAAGAGGACACCGCTGGGCAGGAGGACCTCCAGCAtgcccaggccaggccccggcCCGAGGTGGCTCACCAGCTCTTCAGATGCTTCCAGTATCAGGAGGACATGGGCCCGAGGGCGTCCCTGAGCCGGCTCCGCGAGCTGTGCCACCACTGGCTGCGGCCGGCCCTGCATACCAAGAAGCAGATCTTGGAGCTGCTGGTACTGGAGCAGTTCCTGAGCGTGCTGCCCCCGCACCTCCTGGCTCGGCTCCAGGGCCAGCAACTCCGGGACGGCGAGgaggtggtgctgctgctggaggGCATCCAGAGGGAGCCCGGCACCGTGGCGCCCCTG GATTTTAGTTTTAATACTGGCAAGAACTGTCCCCGTGCAGACATTGCTCTGGAGGGACAAGGAGGCTCTTCCCAGGTCTCCAGTCACAGCCCCAAAAAGGAAGTGCCCTCAGAAGGAACTGCAGCCCTGGAGCCACCAAAGGAACCCCCACCATCCCAGCCAGGGACCTCCAAGCCTGCTGAGCTGGAGACCTGGAGACACCCCCCTAGTTCCAAGCAACCCCTGAGCCCAGGTCCCAAGATGACATTCCAAGTCCTGCAGGAGACTG TCCCCCAGGGCCCTGTCCTATGGCTGGAAGAAAACTCTCGAGATCAGGAGCTGGCAGCTGTGCTG TCTCTGACCTTTGAAGATGTCCCAGCAAAGAAGGCCTGGCCCACACACCCTCTGG GGTTTGAAAACAGAACCCCAGATGAGGAGTTTAAAGAAGAGCCCAAAGGGGTTGCCTGGCCCATTGGCATCTCAACAGAGGCCGGGGCAGATGTTCCTGGGGCGGCAGAAGAGCCCCACGGTCAGCTGCTGGGGCCGGCCCCTGAAGTGAGTGGCACCGGTGAAGGAGGGTCCCCTCCCGACAAGAGTGGCATTCTGGAAGTCAAAGTGGCGGGGAGCACCTCCAGGTCGGAACCAGAGATGAAATTCATCTGCACGGACTGCGGCGTGAGCTTCCGACAGCTGGCCCGCCTGGAGGCGCACCAGCTGCGGTCTCACCCCAGCGCTCGCTCCTTCCCGTGCCAGTGCTGCGGCAAGAGCTTCGGCCGCAGCTCCATCCTCAAGCTGCACATGCGCACGCACACGGACGAGCGGCCGCACGCCTGCCACCTCTGCGGCCACCGCTTCCGCCAGAGTTCACACCTGAACAAACACCTGCAGACGCACACCTCGGAGCCCGCCTTCCTGTGTGCGGAGTGCGGGCAGGGCTTCCAGCGCCGCGCCCACCTCATGCAGCACCTGCTGGCACACGCCCAGGACCGCGAGTCCCCGCGCGTTCCCGAGCCCAAGCCCGAAGCGCGCGAGCCGGCCATCGTCCTGTGCTCTCACTGTGGCCAAACCTTCCAGCGCCGCTCCAGCCTCAAGCGCCACCTGCGGATCCACGCCAAGGACAAGGGCCACCAGTGCTCTGAGTGCTCGGGCAGCCTGCGCCCTGGCCCCGAGCGCAGGCCCTATGTGTGCGGCGACTGCGGCAAGGCCTTCCGGCGCAGCGAGCACCTGGGGGCCCACCGGCGCGTGCACACGGGCGAGCGGCCCTTCGCCTGCCAGGTCTGCGGCCGCAGCTTCAGCCAGAGCTCGCAGCTGGTCTGCCACCAGCGGGTGCACACGGGCGAGAAGCCCTACAGCTGCCCCCACTGCGGGAAGCGCTTCGTGCGGCGGGCGGGTCTCGCGCGCCACCTCCTGACCCACGGCGGCCCGAGGCCCCACCATTGCACCCAGTGCGGCAAGACCTTCAGCCAGACGCAGGACCTCGCCCGCCACCGGCGCAGCCACACGGGCGAGAAGCCCTGCCGCTGCAGCGAGTGCGGCGAGGGCTTCAGCCAGAGCGCCCACCTGGCGCGCCACCAGCGCATCCACACCGGGGAGAAGCCCCACGCCTGCGACACCTGCGGCTACCGCTTCCGAAACAGCTCCAACCTGGCCCGCCACCGCCGCAGCCACACCGGCGAGCGGCCCTACAGCTGCCCGACTTGCGGCCGCAGCTTCCGGCGCAACGCGCACCTGCAGCGGCACCTGGCCACCCACGGGGGCGCCGGCGCCGAGGCGGCGTCCAGGCAAGCCGAGCCCCCCCAGGAGTGCCGGGAGTGCGGCAAGAGCTTCAGCCGCAGCTGTAATCTGCTGCGCCACATGCTGGTGCACACCGGCGCCAGGCCCTACTCGTGCGCGCAGTGTGGCCGCAGCTTCAGCCGCAACTCCCACCTGCTGCGCCACCTGAGAACCCACGCCCGAGAGACGCTGTACTAG
- the IL32 gene encoding interleukin-32 isoform X3 gives MHLAERRRTPMENLRIQLHRVVDDFCDQNRDQPEGQEQEQLVLMELEISINEALINTVDLHYQSNSEEPALPEMLWMELRSRVCRSSVPVLEGERSRGL, from the exons ATGCACTTGGCCGAG AGACGCAGAACTCCCATGGAAAATCTACGTATCCAATTG CACAGGGTGGTAGACGATTTCTGCGACCAAAATCGAGATCAACCAGAAGGACAAGAACAG GAGCAGTTAGTGCTGATGGAGCTGGAG ATCAGCATCAATGAGGCCTTGATCAACACCGTGGATCTGCACTACCAGAGCAACAGTGAG gaACCTGCCCTTCCTGAGATGCTGTGGATGGAATTGCGCTCCAGAGTCTGCAGATCCTCTGTCCCTGTTCTGGAAGGGGAGAGGTCCAGAGGCCTGTGA
- the IL32 gene encoding interleukin-32 isoform X4, translated as MHLAEHRVVDDFCDQNRDQPEGQEQEQLVLMELEISINEALINTVDLHYQSNSEEPALPEMLWMELRSRVCRSSVPVLEGERSRGL; from the exons ATGCACTTGGCCGAG CACAGGGTGGTAGACGATTTCTGCGACCAAAATCGAGATCAACCAGAAGGACAAGAACAG GAGCAGTTAGTGCTGATGGAGCTGGAG ATCAGCATCAATGAGGCCTTGATCAACACCGTGGATCTGCACTACCAGAGCAACAGTGAG gaACCTGCCCTTCCTGAGATGCTGTGGATGGAATTGCGCTCCAGAGTCTGCAGATCCTCTGTCCCTGTTCTGGAAGGGGAGAGGTCCAGAGGCCTGTGA